The stretch of DNA GCGCCACCCTGCGGCTCGATGACGCGCAGGCAACCTTGACCGTGGGTATCGAGCAGCGCCTTCATCTGCTGCATGCGCTCGCGCAGCATGGCGCGCAGCAAGTGCACATGCTGCTCGACCCGACGCGAAGTGAACAGCTTGGCAATGGCCTTCTGGCGAATGGGTGACAGGCGGAAGGCACGTTCCAGGAACAAGTGCTTCAACTGCTCGGTATGGCGCCGGCAAAGCAGGTAACCATAGGGTGCTTCCGAACCAATCACCTTGTCGAAAGTAGAGAAAACCAACAGTCGATCAGGGTCGGCGAAATCCCGATAGCGTGGTGCCCCGGCCTGGAAACAGAACTCGCCATAGCTGTCGTTCTCGAACAGCCACACACCGTGTTCCGCCAGCCAGCGACAGACCTGCTGCTTGTCCGTCGCTGGCATCAGGCCGCCTTGCGGCACGCTTGCCGCTGACGACAACACTGCCAGGCGTACCGGTGTGCTGCCCAGCAGCTGACGCAGTTGCGGTAGATCGAAGCGGCCATCGTCACCCAGTGGCACTTCGATGATGGTCATGCGCGCAGCCTGCAGTTGCCTGAGCACCGCCCAACTGCAGGGGGATTCGACCAGCGCCACCGTGCCCTCGAGGTCCAGTGCACGCAGCGACAGTTCGAGGATGCTGCGCAGGTCAGCGCCGACGAACACATGCTCGGCCTGCCAGTAATGGTGCGCTGAACGGGTGTAGAGGTCCGCCAGCACGCTGCGCAGCTCCAGTTCGCCGAACGGCTGATACAACGGTGCGTGGGAACGCGGGTACTGGCGCGCGAGCTCGCGCTCGATCATCAGCAACGGCTTTTCCAGCGACAGCAGCATGGCCGGTGCATCGCTGCTGAGGGCCAGCATGCCCGGCTGGCGGGCGCTGGAGAACACCGTGTCGACCAGGTTCGGCGAGCGCCCGGCGTGCAATGGCATGCTGCTGGCCCGGGTGAAATAGCCAAGCTTGGGGCGAGCATGCACCCGCCCTTCAGCTTCGAGCAGTGCATAGGCGTACTGGGTACTGGACACCGAGACATTCAAGCGTTGGGCCAGTTGGCGCAACGATGGCAGGCGTTGCTCGGCGTCGGAGGGAGCAGCCTCGATCCGCTCGAGCAGGTAGCGGTAGACCGCCTGGTAGGTGTAGGTGGGCTTTGGGGGGTTCTTCGCATCCATACTCAGGAACCAATTGGCAAATGCTGCCACAGGTTACACGCAGATACCCGCTGGCGCTCGAGCGAGATCACGGACCGGGTGGTGGCCGGCGGCATGAACAAGGGCATCGCCGCCGACCTCGACATCGGTGAAATCAGCCTGGAGCGGGCATTCAGGCAATCTGTCTTACCCGTTCACGGCCGTGCTCCTCTCTGGTCAGGCGGGGTGAGTGGCCGTTATTCAGTTCTCACCGATGCAGTGGTCACCGAGGGTGCGGTAGTTCAGCACCTGGGTCTGGTCGTGCGAGTCGAGGTAGGTAAGCCGGGCATTGACCACTCCGCAGGTCGGCGTTGCGTCCTGGCTGGTCGACAGCACTTTCTTGATGTCCAGCTGGGTGCCATAGGTGTAGTTGCGGACACTGTCGGCAGCTTCGGCACGGGCGGCCAAGGTGCAGACGCTCAGGGCGGAAAACAGGCAGGCGGCGTAGACGGCTTTGCGGTTCATGGTGGTGCTCTCCGGGCTTCAATGGGTTTTGAACCGAGGCGTTACTGCTTCGCTTCGATGGAGCCCATTTAAAGCCCGCAACGTACCTGGCTTGTGTCACGATCTCTGCGGTATCAAATCACAACGTATCCGCAGCACTGCCGGATACGCTGTGATACAAACCCGCGCCGCCTGCAGCGGGCGCTCTGCGTGGCGCGTTCCATCGATCACACTGATGATTACTATCGAGCGGCTCGCCTGTCGACTCGCCAGTGCTGGCTTTTATAATCGCCTTCAATTTTCCCTCCCCCTCGCCTGCAACAGGCGACATCACCTTGGAATCAGGAACATGCCAAGCGTCAGTCAGGCCTCCCATGGCCTTCCCGAACATGATCAACAAAGCGTCAAACAGCAATGGCTGGCGATTCTTTCGGTCGCGGTGGGCGCCTTCGCCCTGGTCACCAGCGAGTTTCTGCCGGTGGGCGTGCTCAACGATGTCGCCAGTGACCTGGGCATCAGTGCGGGCCATGCCGGGCTGATGGTGACCCTGCCCGGCATCATGGCCGCCCTTGCCGCGCCACTGCTGTCGGTGGGCATCGGCGCCATGGACCGGCGCTACCTGCTGATCGGCCTGACGCTGGTCATGATCATTGCCAACTCGGTGGTGGCCTACGCCAGCGATTTCAGCCTGCTGCTGTTCGGCCGTGTGCTGCTGGGCATCAGCATCGGCGGTTTCTGGGCCACCGCCATCGCCCTCAGCGGCCGCCTGGCGCCAAAGGGTGTGAGCGTGGCGCGGGCCACGTCGATCATCATGGCCGGCGTGACCCTGGCGACCGTGCTGGGCGTGCCCGTGGGTACCTGGCTGAGCGGCCTGATGGGCTGGCGCATGACCTTCCTGGCCACCGCACTGCTCGGCGTGCCGGTACTGTTGGCACAGCTGTTCTTGCTGCCGCAGCTCAACCCGGACAAGGCCATTCACATCCGTGACCTGCCGGCCCTGTTCATCAACCCGCAAGCCCGGGTTGGCCTGATCGCCGTGCTGCTGATCGGCCTGGCGCACTTTGCCGCGTATACCTATGTCGCACCGTTCTTCAAGCAGAGCTCCGGCTTCGATGGGCCGACCATTGGCTCACTGTTGCTGCTCTACGGCGTGGCCGGGGTAATCGGCAACCTGTTCGCCGGCTTCGCCGCGAATCAGAGCGTGCGCCACACGCTGATGCTGGTGGCGGTGATGATCGGTGTCAGCACCGCCCTGTTCCCCTACTTCGCCACCGGCCTGACTGGCGCGGCAATGCTGATCGCCCTGTGGGGCTTCGCCTTTGGCGCGTTCCCGGCTTGTTCCAGCATCTGGATGTTCGTGGTGGCGCCCAAGGATGTCGAGCGCGGCATGCCGCTGTTCGTGGCGATGTTCCAGGTCATCATCGCGCTGGGCTCGTTCTTTGGCGGGCGCATCGTCGACCAGCTGGGCAGCTCGGTGTTGTTGAGCCTGGCCACTGCCCTGGTGGGTTGCGGTTTTGTCACGGTGCTGGTGCTGGGGCGCAATGTCAGCAACAGCCTGGCGGCGCAAGCTGGCTGACGGGTAAGGGTACACGGGTGAAAGGAAGGGGCGTCGCGCGCGCCCTCTTCTGACGTCATACATATCTGGAAAGTGGTGGCCACGAAGTGCCCACGGCTGAACTGTCAGTAGCAAGACGACTGCACTTCACCCGTAGCTGCCATTGCGAAAGCGATAGACCTGCTCATTTTTACAGACCTTGCGCGATCTCGCTCTCACATGACTTTCTGATTTGCACGGAGCTGTGTGAGCGGGTTTACCCGCGAACACCGGCACAGCCGGTGCCATCCACCGCGGCGCCTGCTTCGCGGGTAAACCCGCTCCCACAGAGTGCGCGTCGCGCTTACGAAACCAGCTACCTTTTAGTGTCCGCTTTGGGTCGATAGCTGGCGTCTGCAAATGGCTGCTACCGACCCAAAGCAAAGTCCCTGGGCATGGCCTCAGATCGAGCGCTGATTCACACGGGCAGTTAGTTGCTCGGCACTTTCCTTGCGTTCCGAATAGCGATCTACCAGGAATTCCTTGCGGTCGCGCAGCAGAACGGTGAACTTCACCAGTTCCTCCATCACATCAACCACTCGATCATAGAACGGCGACGGCTTCATGCGCCCAGCTTCGTCGAACTCCAGATAGGCCTTAGGTACCGAAGACTGGTTCGGGATGGTGAACATGCGCATCCAGCGGCCAAGCACGCGCAGCTGGTTGACCACATTGAACGACTGCGAGCCGCCACACACCTGCATGACCGCCAGGGTTTTACCTTGGGTGGGGCGAACCGCACCGAGCGCCAGGGGTACCCAGTCGATCTGCGCCTTGAACACCGCAGACATCGCGCCGTGGCGCTCGGGCGAGCACCAGACCTGGCCTTCCGACCACTGCATCAGATCGCGAAGTTCCTGCACCTTGGGGTGCTCGACCGGTACATCGTCCGGCAGCGGCAGGCCCGACGGGTTGAAGATGCGCGTCTCGGCGCCGAAGTGTTCCAGCAGGTGTGCTGCTTCTTCCACCAGCAAGCGACTGAAAGAGCGTTCGCGGGTCGATCCATACAGCAACAGGATGCGTGGTTTGTGCTCGCTGGAACGGGGCGCCGCAGGCGGCGTGTCGAACAGCGCGAGGTCGAGATTTGGCAATTGCTCGGACATGTTTTCCTCCAGCTCAGAGCGTGCCGATGCGATCCAGCTCACGCTTGAGCTGGTCACTGTCGAGGCTATCGAAAGGCAGTGTGAAGAAGGCTCGGCAACGCGATTCGATGCGGGCCAACGTGGCGTGGAAAGCCGCGTCGACCGATGCTTCGTCACCAACGACATCGGACGGGTCTTCCAGCCCCCAATGCGCCTTTTGCGCGGGGCCGAAGTACACCGGGCAGGCTTCGCCGGCTGCCTTGTCGCAGACGGTGATGACGATGTCCGGTGGGTTGCCTTCGAACGCATCGTTACCCTTGCTGCTCAGGCCTTCGGTCGAAATACCGGCCTTGCTGAGCGTGCTCAGGCTGCGAGGCAATACCTGGCCCTTGGGGAAACTGCCAGAGCTGATGGCCTGGAAGCCTGCCGGGGCCAAGTGGTTGAACAGCGCTTCGGAAAGGATGCTGCGGCAGCTGTTGGCCGTGCACATGAACAGGACTCGCATGTCGGGCTCCTCCGCTTGGTCGCGGACGTCAGAGGCTCAGGCGCAATGCCAGGGCCGAAAGGGTGATCAGCAAAACCGGCAAGGTCAGCACAATGCCGACCCTGAAGTAGTAACCCCAGGTGATGCGCATGCCTTTGCGCTCCAGTACGTGCAGCCACAGCAGTGTGGCGAGGCTGCCAATCGGGGTGATTTTCGGGCCCAGGTCGCAGCCGATGACGTTGGCGTAGATCATCGC from Pseudomonas putida encodes:
- a CDS encoding DUF2790 domain-containing protein, with translation MNRKAVYAACLFSALSVCTLAARAEAADSVRNYTYGTQLDIKKVLSTSQDATPTCGVVNARLTYLDSHDQTQVLNYRTLGDHCIGEN
- a CDS encoding MFS transporter; translation: MPSVSQASHGLPEHDQQSVKQQWLAILSVAVGAFALVTSEFLPVGVLNDVASDLGISAGHAGLMVTLPGIMAALAAPLLSVGIGAMDRRYLLIGLTLVMIIANSVVAYASDFSLLLFGRVLLGISIGGFWATAIALSGRLAPKGVSVARATSIIMAGVTLATVLGVPVGTWLSGLMGWRMTFLATALLGVPVLLAQLFLLPQLNPDKAIHIRDLPALFINPQARVGLIAVLLIGLAHFAAYTYVAPFFKQSSGFDGPTIGSLLLLYGVAGVIGNLFAGFAANQSVRHTLMLVAVMIGVSTALFPYFATGLTGAAMLIALWGFAFGAFPACSSIWMFVVAPKDVERGMPLFVAMFQVIIALGSFFGGRIVDQLGSSVLLSLATALVGCGFVTVLVLGRNVSNSLAAQAG
- a CDS encoding arsenate reductase ArsC, yielding MRVLFMCTANSCRSILSEALFNHLAPAGFQAISSGSFPKGQVLPRSLSTLSKAGISTEGLSSKGNDAFEGNPPDIVITVCDKAAGEACPVYFGPAQKAHWGLEDPSDVVGDEASVDAAFHATLARIESRCRAFFTLPFDSLDSDQLKRELDRIGTL
- a CDS encoding PLP-dependent aminotransferase family protein, with the translated sequence MDAKNPPKPTYTYQAVYRYLLERIEAAPSDAEQRLPSLRQLAQRLNVSVSSTQYAYALLEAEGRVHARPKLGYFTRASSMPLHAGRSPNLVDTVFSSARQPGMLALSSDAPAMLLSLEKPLLMIERELARQYPRSHAPLYQPFGELELRSVLADLYTRSAHHYWQAEHVFVGADLRSILELSLRALDLEGTVALVESPCSWAVLRQLQAARMTIIEVPLGDDGRFDLPQLRQLLGSTPVRLAVLSSAASVPQGGLMPATDKQQVCRWLAEHGVWLFENDSYGEFCFQAGAPRYRDFADPDRLLVFSTFDKVIGSEAPYGYLLCRRHTEQLKHLFLERAFRLSPIRQKAIAKLFTSRRVEQHVHLLRAMLRERMQQMKALLDTHGQGCLRVIEPQGGASFWLESTRPVEMRRVFEQLLAQRIVIAPGEIFSQRGLWRSHLRLCYTLDWSKDIPWALQCLVKAIQDVAFKDVAIKDKAQTP
- the arsH gene encoding arsenical resistance protein ArsH — protein: MSEQLPNLDLALFDTPPAAPRSSEHKPRILLLYGSTRERSFSRLLVEEAAHLLEHFGAETRIFNPSGLPLPDDVPVEHPKVQELRDLMQWSEGQVWCSPERHGAMSAVFKAQIDWVPLALGAVRPTQGKTLAVMQVCGGSQSFNVVNQLRVLGRWMRMFTIPNQSSVPKAYLEFDEAGRMKPSPFYDRVVDVMEELVKFTVLLRDRKEFLVDRYSERKESAEQLTARVNQRSI